A section of the Ornithinimicrobium sufpigmenti genome encodes:
- the deoD gene encoding purine-nucleoside phosphorylase, producing MSTHIAAQPGQIAPRILLPGDPLRARWIAENFLEGAECYSQVRGMLGYTGTFRGERVSVQGTGMGQPSASIYANELIREYDVQQLVRVGSCGALTERLKVRDVVLAQAAATDSSMNALRFQGYHYPAVADFGLLRAAVRAAEESRTPHLVGTVFSSDSFYHPRPELTQQVVEYGVVAVEMEAAEIYTLAARHGRQALAVCTVSDHIVTGEETSAEEREQTFADMVTIALDAALATPLPG from the coding sequence GTGAGCACCCACATCGCCGCCCAGCCCGGTCAGATCGCCCCCCGCATCCTCCTGCCCGGTGACCCGCTGCGGGCGCGGTGGATCGCCGAGAACTTCCTGGAGGGCGCCGAGTGCTACTCTCAGGTGCGCGGCATGCTGGGCTACACCGGCACCTTCCGCGGTGAGCGGGTCTCCGTGCAGGGGACCGGCATGGGGCAGCCGTCCGCGTCGATCTACGCCAACGAGCTGATCCGCGAGTATGACGTGCAGCAGCTGGTCCGCGTCGGCTCCTGCGGGGCGCTCACCGAGCGGCTGAAGGTCCGCGACGTGGTCCTGGCCCAGGCCGCCGCGACCGACAGCTCGATGAACGCGCTGCGTTTCCAGGGCTACCACTACCCGGCCGTGGCCGACTTCGGACTGCTGCGCGCCGCCGTCCGGGCCGCCGAGGAGTCCCGGACCCCGCACCTGGTCGGGACGGTCTTCAGCTCCGACAGCTTCTACCACCCGCGGCCGGAGCTGACCCAGCAGGTGGTCGAGTACGGCGTCGTCGCGGTGGAGATGGAGGCGGCCGAGATCTACACGCTCGCCGCGCGCCACGGCCGGCAGGCGCTGGCGGTGTGCACCGTCTCCGACCACATCGTCACCGGTGAGGAGACCTCGGCGGAGGAGCGCGAGCAGACCTTCGCGGACATGGTCACCATCGCCCTGGACGCGGCGCTCGCCACTCCGCTGCCGGGCTGA
- a CDS encoding glycosyltransferase family A protein, with the protein MSTTSVVRTVGGALLAARDGPPADEALRLRALALRSGHDTVGDALALRAGSPVPASVLVARLASGMPVPAALPALTSQESLPATLALATALVGMQRSEPELQAGVALFEAVLTAHGPRALTSQDQRHLAQAAFLAGRHDLVEHALEVLPRLTDAVASGLRADLANPVVGGPTARPHAEWERLFGARFVARELAPPQVDPGRACLFDGLHLSPSRSVDGPLVTVVVPAYRPDEGLVTSVRSILAQSHGNLEVLLVDDCSGPDYQQLFARVEALDERVRLIRQERNGGSYLARNTALAQARGELVTTQDADDWSHPERIAAQVALMAQHPGAPASRSAAIRCRPDLTRQWFGYSPERMNASALMVRREVLEQVGGYDQIRKGADSEMYERLQLLGEVVDVVAPLAVTRLAAGSLSRADFSFGRHSPDRVLFRSAFRDWHRRLGAKVDPRDLAGRRDGPSPYPVPRSFARALPHSAPAAAHLPVVLLADLADPVPVGMALEQLTAGRGDRLGVLGREDLSRAGIEGPVWDPLLLSAAREGRVEVLVDGDTVHADTLVVLEPTLLALPALPLPAVTVDRLLLAAIPPGPTEPVRDLEAAAATVREHWGIAPVWVARDTGDQRAWADDGWRLPLLAEELAP; encoded by the coding sequence ATGAGCACGACCAGCGTGGTGCGCACCGTCGGCGGGGCGCTGCTCGCCGCCCGTGACGGTCCACCGGCCGACGAGGCGCTGCGACTGCGTGCCCTCGCGCTGCGCAGCGGCCACGACACGGTCGGCGACGCCCTGGCGCTCCGGGCGGGCAGCCCGGTCCCCGCATCCGTGCTGGTGGCCCGGCTCGCCTCCGGCATGCCGGTCCCGGCGGCCCTGCCCGCCCTGACCTCCCAGGAGTCCCTGCCGGCGACCCTCGCGCTCGCCACCGCCCTCGTCGGTATGCAGCGCAGCGAGCCGGAGCTGCAGGCAGGGGTGGCGCTGTTCGAGGCGGTGCTCACCGCGCACGGTCCGCGGGCGCTGACCAGCCAGGACCAGCGCCACCTGGCCCAGGCTGCCTTCCTGGCCGGCCGGCACGACCTGGTCGAGCACGCGCTCGAGGTGCTGCCCCGGCTCACCGACGCCGTCGCCTCGGGGCTGCGGGCCGACCTGGCCAACCCCGTCGTCGGGGGGCCCACGGCACGTCCGCACGCGGAGTGGGAGCGGCTCTTCGGGGCCCGGTTCGTGGCCCGTGAGCTGGCGCCTCCGCAGGTGGACCCGGGGCGGGCCTGCCTCTTCGACGGTCTGCACCTGTCGCCGTCCCGCTCCGTCGACGGCCCCCTGGTCACCGTCGTGGTCCCCGCCTACCGGCCGGACGAGGGCCTGGTCACCTCGGTGCGCTCGATCCTGGCGCAGAGCCACGGCAACCTCGAGGTCCTGCTCGTCGACGACTGCTCCGGGCCGGACTACCAGCAGCTGTTCGCCCGCGTCGAGGCGCTGGACGAGCGGGTCCGCCTGATCCGGCAGGAGCGCAACGGGGGGTCCTACCTGGCCCGCAACACCGCCCTGGCCCAGGCGCGCGGCGAGCTGGTGACGACCCAGGACGCCGACGACTGGAGCCATCCGGAACGCATCGCGGCCCAGGTGGCGCTGATGGCGCAGCACCCAGGTGCCCCCGCGAGCCGCAGCGCGGCCATCCGCTGCCGCCCCGACCTGACCCGCCAGTGGTTCGGCTACAGCCCCGAACGGATGAACGCCAGCGCCCTGATGGTCCGCCGGGAGGTGCTGGAGCAGGTGGGCGGCTACGACCAGATCCGCAAGGGCGCGGACTCGGAGATGTACGAGCGCCTCCAGCTGCTCGGGGAGGTCGTCGACGTCGTCGCACCCCTGGCCGTCACCCGGCTGGCGGCCGGGTCCCTGTCCCGGGCCGACTTCAGCTTCGGCCGGCACTCCCCGGACCGCGTGCTCTTCCGCAGCGCGTTCCGGGACTGGCACCGCCGGCTGGGCGCGAAGGTGGACCCCCGAGATCTCGCGGGCCGCCGCGATGGCCCGTCGCCCTACCCCGTGCCCCGCTCCTTCGCCAGGGCCCTGCCGCACTCCGCGCCCGCCGCCGCTCACCTACCGGTGGTGCTGCTGGCCGACCTCGCCGACCCGGTGCCCGTGGGGATGGCCCTGGAGCAGCTCACCGCCGGCCGCGGCGACCGGCTCGGGGTCCTCGGGCGGGAGGACCTGAGCCGGGCGGGCATCGAGGGTCCGGTGTGGGACCCGCTGCTGCTGTCCGCGGCACGGGAGGGCCGGGTCGAGGTGCTGGTCGACGGCGACACCGTGCACGCGGACACACTGGTGGTGCTGGAGCCGACCCTGCTGGCCCTGCCGGCGCTGCCCCTGCCCGCGGTGACCGTCGACAGGCTGCTGCTCGCCGCGATCCCCCCGGGCCCGACCGAGCCGGTGCGTGACCTGGAGGCGGCCGCCGCGACCGTGCGCGAGCACTGGGGGATCGCCCCGGTGTGGGTCGCCCGGGACACCGGCGACCAGCGGGCCTGGGCGGATGATGGGTGGCGTCTGCCTCTCCTGGCCGAGGAGCTGGCGCCGTGA
- a CDS encoding phosphotransferase yields the protein MSEDTPVGRGGRPLRPGKLPPTLPSTLPSKLPSVRRRLVPARRALSGMAGRFASWMDPGRSSSAAVSPVVEDRLAAALEVVAQIEASAEALPVASGPVTFWGRGRVARRPEVHPAVAGLVPRTERDGWAVDGPQIRTLEAATAADLVVMAKFDVHERTKLRAAYGEDGLTLAVQPKSPTGVDGIARIVRAQEVVSQHAPDLMTDVLGYGRLPSGLPFVVERWLDGQPLGSSTELSAAAPEILAGLSAVHRGHGFTRVRLSEHWAPLADRWAKTLATGLVPDDLGAWVGRLIDRDATLRHSWVHGDLVASNVIRTPDRLVLIDWEHSQQAPIMNDAAKLHLFVADPTQLLSTVLDVLDDAGRQGAGAADAFSPAEELALAHAQLISHYPRRSAQLVGHPREGVYDKQVRRQLQRLAEVRDAV from the coding sequence GTGAGCGAGGACACGCCGGTGGGGCGCGGCGGCCGCCCGCTGCGGCCAGGAAAACTGCCCCCGACGTTGCCCTCGACGTTGCCCTCGAAGCTGCCCTCGGTGCGCCGCCGGCTGGTCCCCGCTCGCCGTGCCCTCTCCGGTATGGCGGGCAGGTTCGCCTCCTGGATGGACCCGGGCCGGTCCTCCTCCGCGGCCGTGTCGCCCGTGGTCGAGGACCGGCTGGCCGCGGCGCTGGAGGTCGTCGCCCAGATCGAGGCCAGCGCGGAGGCCCTGCCGGTGGCGTCGGGCCCGGTGACGTTCTGGGGTCGCGGGCGGGTGGCCCGCCGCCCGGAGGTGCACCCGGCGGTGGCGGGGCTCGTCCCGCGCACCGAGCGTGACGGCTGGGCGGTGGACGGTCCGCAGATCCGCACGCTGGAGGCGGCGACCGCGGCCGACCTGGTGGTCATGGCCAAGTTCGACGTGCACGAGCGGACCAAGCTGCGGGCCGCGTACGGGGAGGACGGCCTGACCCTGGCCGTCCAGCCGAAGAGCCCCACCGGTGTGGACGGCATCGCAAGGATCGTCCGCGCCCAAGAGGTGGTGTCGCAGCACGCACCGGACCTGATGACCGACGTCCTGGGCTACGGCCGCCTGCCGAGCGGGCTGCCCTTCGTCGTCGAGCGCTGGCTGGACGGCCAGCCGCTCGGCTCCTCGACGGAGCTGTCCGCGGCCGCGCCCGAGATCCTGGCCGGGCTCTCGGCCGTCCACCGGGGCCACGGCTTCACCCGGGTGCGGCTCTCCGAGCACTGGGCGCCGCTGGCGGACCGGTGGGCGAAGACCCTGGCCACCGGGCTGGTCCCCGACGACCTCGGCGCCTGGGTGGGACGGCTCATCGACCGCGACGCAACCCTGCGGCACTCCTGGGTGCACGGCGACCTGGTCGCCTCCAACGTCATCCGAACCCCGGACCGGCTGGTGCTGATCGACTGGGAGCACTCCCAGCAGGCCCCGATCATGAACGATGCCGCCAAGCTGCACCTGTTCGTCGCGGACCCGACGCAGCTGCTGAGCACGGTGCTCGACGTCCTCGACGACGCCGGCCGGCAGGGTGCGGGTGCGGCCGACGCCTTCTCCCCGGCCGAGGAGCTGGCGCTGGCGCACGCACAGCTGATCAGCCACTACCCGCGACGCAGTGCGCAGCTCGTCGGCCACCCCAGGGAGGGGGTCTACGACAAGCAGGTCCGGCGCCAGTTGCAGCGGCTGGCCGAGGTCAGGGACGCCGTTTAG
- a CDS encoding NADPH-dependent FMN reductase, translated as MSTRIGVVITSTRPTRIGDKVAAWIAEQAPEGVQAELVDLREVDLPFLHEPAQPAMGDYTQDSTKAWSELVSGFDALILAVAEYNGGYTAQLKNAIDTLYAEWTDLPIGIVGYGYGGAARAVAALEPIVLNVKAVPVQGPGLVFDQHLTLEGELLEAAPADEVRALFEAVRDQVPALV; from the coding sequence ATGAGTACGCGTATCGGTGTCGTCATCACGTCCACCCGCCCCACCCGCATCGGTGACAAGGTCGCCGCCTGGATCGCCGAGCAGGCGCCCGAGGGCGTGCAGGCGGAGCTCGTCGACCTGCGCGAGGTCGACCTGCCGTTCCTGCACGAGCCGGCCCAGCCCGCGATGGGTGACTACACCCAGGACTCCACCAAGGCCTGGAGCGAGCTGGTCTCCGGCTTTGACGCGCTGATCCTCGCCGTCGCCGAGTACAACGGCGGCTACACCGCCCAGCTCAAGAACGCCATCGACACCCTCTATGCCGAGTGGACGGACCTGCCGATCGGCATCGTCGGCTACGGCTACGGCGGGGCGGCCCGTGCGGTCGCCGCCCTGGAGCCGATCGTGCTCAACGTCAAGGCCGTGCCCGTGCAGGGCCCCGGCCTGGTCTTCGACCAGCACCTGACGCTGGAGGGCGAGCTCCTCGAGGCGGCGCCCGCCGACGAGGTGCGTGCCCTCTTCGAGGCCGTGCGGGACCAGGTC